A DNA window from Aminipila luticellarii contains the following coding sequences:
- the mutS gene encoding DNA mismatch repair protein MutS, translating into MQQYMEIKQNHQDCILFFRLGDFYEMFFEDAITASREMEITLTGKNCGQEERAPMCGVPFHSADTYIAKLVEKGYKVAICEQVEDPATAKGIVKREVIQIITPGTIVNQTMLNEKENNYLASIYLNEDGAGISYCDISTGELYTTNIDGAGRIEILLNELVKIKAREVLINESAESIVSIEEMKKNTDAYFTPLSESYHNIITANDVILKQFQTKSLTGLGLENSEAARLSLGALLSYLFETRKHNLSHITQVTVYDIGSHMSLDKATLRNLEITETLYEKRVQGSLLGVLDKTHTAMGSRKMKQWLREPLNHSSQINERLDAVEVLSDEIIIRNNIKECLKKVYDLERLAGRIACGNANGKDLIALRNSLFILPELKAELYSVENALFSRLNDEIDGSLMEVHDLIEQAIMEEPPFTVKEGGLIKSGFSKELDDLRFSIKDGQAWIAELEGKERERTGIKNLKVRFNKVFGYYIEITKSNLDMAPENYIRKQTLVNCERFITPELKEMESLVLNAESKINQMEYEIFSDTRNKIQEYIGIIQKASSAIASIDVLTSFAHVSSSLGYVKPEVNESGNLVITKGRHPVIEQTIKDGIFVSNDVYVNDKDSSMLLITGPNMAGKSTYMRQTALIVLMAQAGCFVPCESASIGVVDRIYTRIGASDNLAQGQSTFFVEMSELAYILNTATSKSLIILDEIGRGTSTYDGLSIAWAVVEYLCNEKNKIRTLFATHYHELTALEELVPGVRNLNVDVAEENGNIVFLHKIVAGSASKSYGIHVAKIAGVPKKVLEAAENKLAGLESGQFEQEGVLDFGRNGLTEESGDTQDFAESSKHIKKEDASQGEQLSLFSFAPNPVIERLKSIDLMKLAPWEALKILGELQEAAND; encoded by the coding sequence ATGCAACAGTATATGGAAATTAAACAAAATCATCAGGACTGTATTTTGTTCTTTAGGCTCGGCGATTTTTATGAGATGTTTTTTGAGGATGCCATTACGGCTTCCAGAGAAATGGAAATAACCTTGACGGGAAAAAACTGCGGTCAAGAGGAAAGGGCTCCCATGTGCGGAGTCCCTTTTCATTCCGCAGACACTTATATTGCAAAGTTAGTGGAAAAAGGCTATAAGGTTGCGATTTGCGAACAAGTAGAGGACCCTGCCACTGCAAAGGGTATAGTGAAGCGTGAGGTAATACAGATTATCACGCCGGGAACTATTGTTAATCAGACCATGCTGAATGAAAAAGAAAATAATTATCTTGCATCTATTTATCTCAATGAAGATGGAGCAGGAATTTCATATTGCGATATTTCTACCGGTGAACTGTATACAACGAATATTGACGGTGCCGGCCGGATAGAAATCTTATTGAATGAGCTGGTTAAAATAAAAGCAAGAGAAGTGCTGATTAATGAATCGGCAGAAAGTATTGTTTCCATAGAGGAAATGAAAAAAAATACGGATGCTTATTTTACTCCGCTCTCAGAGAGTTACCATAATATAATTACAGCAAATGATGTCATATTAAAACAGTTTCAGACAAAATCCCTTACCGGATTAGGTCTGGAAAACTCTGAAGCTGCGCGTCTTTCGCTTGGAGCCCTGTTAAGCTATTTATTTGAAACGAGAAAGCATAATTTAAGCCACATTACACAGGTCACAGTCTATGATATCGGCTCCCATATGTCCTTGGATAAGGCAACCTTGCGTAATCTTGAAATAACGGAGACCTTATATGAAAAACGGGTTCAAGGCTCTCTGCTGGGCGTGCTGGATAAAACTCATACGGCTATGGGGTCCAGAAAGATGAAGCAGTGGCTCAGAGAACCGCTTAATCACAGCAGTCAGATCAATGAAAGGCTGGATGCGGTGGAAGTTCTCAGCGATGAAATCATTATAAGAAACAACATAAAAGAGTGCTTGAAAAAAGTCTATGATTTAGAGAGACTGGCCGGACGAATCGCCTGCGGAAATGCTAACGGCAAAGACCTGATCGCACTAAGGAATTCCCTGTTTATTCTTCCGGAGCTCAAGGCCGAGCTATACTCCGTAGAGAACGCACTGTTCAGCCGTTTAAATGATGAAATAGACGGTTCGTTAATGGAGGTTCACGACTTGATAGAACAGGCCATTATGGAAGAACCCCCTTTTACGGTCAAGGAGGGCGGTCTGATTAAATCGGGATTTTCTAAAGAGTTGGACGATTTAAGATTCTCCATTAAAGACGGACAAGCCTGGATTGCTGAATTAGAAGGAAAGGAACGGGAGCGAACCGGAATTAAAAACCTGAAGGTTCGATTTAATAAAGTCTTTGGATATTATATCGAGATAACCAAATCTAATTTAGATATGGCACCGGAAAATTATATCCGAAAGCAGACTCTTGTCAACTGTGAGCGGTTTATCACCCCGGAGCTGAAAGAAATGGAAAGCCTGGTACTCAATGCGGAATCAAAGATCAACCAGATGGAATATGAGATTTTTTCAGATACCAGAAATAAAATTCAAGAATACATAGGAATCATACAGAAAGCTTCTTCGGCGATTGCTTCCATTGATGTCCTGACTTCTTTCGCTCACGTATCTTCCAGCTTGGGATATGTCAAGCCGGAGGTAAATGAGAGCGGAAATCTTGTCATCACAAAAGGACGCCATCCGGTGATTGAACAGACCATCAAGGACGGAATTTTTGTATCCAATGATGTTTATGTAAATGATAAGGATTCCAGTATGCTGCTCATAACAGGCCCAAACATGGCCGGTAAGTCTACATACATGAGACAGACCGCCTTAATCGTTTTAATGGCTCAGGCCGGCTGTTTTGTGCCTTGCGAGAGCGCTTCTATTGGTGTGGTGGACAGAATTTATACAAGAATTGGTGCTTCGGATAATCTGGCTCAAGGTCAGAGCACATTTTTCGTGGAAATGAGCGAGCTGGCCTACATCTTAAATACAGCCACCTCCAAAAGCCTGATCATCCTTGATGAAATCGGAAGAGGAACCAGCACCTATGACGGTCTTTCTATTGCATGGGCTGTTGTAGAATATCTTTGCAACGAAAAGAATAAGATCCGTACCTTATTTGCCACACATTATCACGAGCTTACGGCATTAGAAGAACTGGTTCCGGGCGTTCGAAATTTAAACGTAGATGTGGCAGAGGAAAATGGAAATATTGTTTTCCTTCATAAGATCGTAGCCGGCAGTGCCAGCAAAAGTTACGGAATTCATGTGGCAAAAATTGCCGGTGTTCCGAAAAAGGTACTGGAGGCTGCAGAAAACAAGCTGGCAGGTCTTGAATCTGGTCAATTTGAGCAGGAAGGCGTCTTGGATTTCGGAAGGAATGGATTGACTGAGGAATCTGGAGATACACAGGACTTTGCGGAAAGCAGCAAGCACATTAAAAAAGAGGATGCATCCCAAGGAGAACAATTATCTCTGTTCAGCTTTGCGCCGAATCCAGTGATTGAACGGTTAAAAAGTATTGATCTAATGAAGCTTGCCCCTTGGGAAGCACTGAAAATACTGGGAGAATTGCAGGAGGCTGCCAATGATTAA
- a CDS encoding pyridoxal phosphate-dependent aminotransferase: MKLSQKVQAMQFSPIRKFNVYAIEAKEKGKKVYHLNIGQPDIKTPKAFMEAVKNFDSHVLAYAESGGLVQLQDAIANYFKRFGMDIERKDVLITNGGSEALSMIYTCLLDYGDEVLIPEPFYTNYQTFISAAGGKVVPVTTKAEEGYRYAYADRIEKVITDKTRAISLVNPGNPTGTILTRDEMRVIADVAKKHDLWIIADEVYREFAYDGREMTSFGQLEDIKERVIIVDSVSKRFSACGARIGCIVSKNQELMSNAMKLAQGRLCCPTLDMIGATALYELDPSYFNEVRTEYEARRDAVYEEIMKIPGVVCQKPGGAFYIMVKLPVESSEDFLVWLLTEFDDGGETVMYAPIQGFYGTEGLGRDELRIAYVLKKEDLVRGVELMRLGLEKYKELGYK; the protein is encoded by the coding sequence ATGAAATTATCACAAAAAGTACAGGCCATGCAATTTTCGCCGATCAGGAAATTCAATGTATACGCCATTGAAGCAAAGGAAAAGGGCAAAAAAGTTTATCACCTGAATATCGGACAGCCGGATATCAAAACTCCAAAAGCATTTATGGAAGCTGTAAAGAACTTTGACTCCCATGTCCTTGCGTATGCGGAATCGGGCGGACTGGTACAACTGCAGGATGCCATTGCAAACTATTTTAAGCGTTTCGGCATGGACATAGAACGGAAAGATGTGCTGATCACAAACGGCGGTTCTGAAGCTTTAAGCATGATTTATACCTGCCTGCTGGATTATGGGGATGAAGTCCTTATTCCTGAACCGTTTTATACAAACTATCAGACCTTTATCTCTGCCGCAGGCGGCAAGGTGGTTCCTGTAACTACAAAAGCAGAAGAGGGATATCGTTATGCGTATGCGGATCGAATCGAAAAGGTCATAACGGATAAGACCAGAGCGATCTCTTTAGTAAATCCGGGCAATCCCACCGGTACTATTCTGACAAGGGATGAGATGCGAGTCATTGCGGATGTGGCTAAAAAACATGATCTTTGGATTATTGCGGATGAAGTGTACCGGGAATTTGCTTATGACGGAAGAGAAATGACTTCCTTCGGACAACTGGAAGATATCAAGGAACGGGTTATTATTGTGGACTCTGTTTCAAAGAGATTCTCAGCCTGCGGTGCAAGAATCGGCTGTATCGTATCCAAAAACCAGGAATTGATGTCTAACGCCATGAAGCTGGCTCAGGGACGCTTATGCTGCCCGACTCTTGATATGATAGGTGCTACGGCATTATATGAATTGGATCCTTCTTATTTTAACGAGGTAAGAACGGAATATGAAGCCAGGAGAGATGCAGTTTATGAAGAGATTATGAAAATCCCTGGAGTCGTGTGCCAAAAACCCGGCGGGGCATTTTACATAATGGTCAAGCTTCCGGTAGAAAGCTCAGAAGACTTTCTGGTATGGCTTCTGACAGAATTTGATGACGGAGGCGAAACGGTTATGTATGCTCCGATTCAAGGCTTCTACGGTACAGAGGGACTAGGCAGGGATGAACTGAGAATTGCCTATGTACTTAAAAAAGAGGATTTGGTTCGCGGTGTTGAATTGATGCGATTGGGCCTTGAAAAGTATAAAGAATTGGGATATAAATAA
- a CDS encoding methionine gamma-lyase family protein — protein sequence MQKNTYELLTNRMGISPEIMKIIDRAENKVSDLFEELDDIMAFNQYKVLEAFQKNKISDMHFSWNTGYGYDDPGREAIEKVYCDIFKTEAALVRPIIVNGTHALTLTLTGILRPGDELIYCTGAPYDTLEEVIGLRGEGKGSLKEFGVSYNQVELTPEGNIDLGALKKAINKNTKMVTVQRATGYGWRKAISIAEIAKWADFVHHINPHIVCMVDNCYGEFLDTKEPTEVGADIIAGSLIKNPGGGLALSGGYITGKADLVEKIAYRMTSPGIGGECGLMFGQTRTMMQGLFLAPKAVNAAVKGAILCAQAFESLGYEVCPKPFEKRSDIIEAVKLYTPEAMCAFAEGIQAAAPVDSHVNPVPWAMPGYDSPVIMAAGAFVQGSSIELSADGPLRDPYIIYFQGGLTYEHSKFGVIKALQSLHDKNLLKNK from the coding sequence ATGCAAAAGAATACATACGAATTATTAACAAACAGAATGGGTATTTCTCCCGAAATCATGAAGATCATTGACAGAGCTGAGAATAAGGTATCAGATTTATTCGAAGAGTTGGATGATATCATGGCTTTCAATCAATATAAGGTGCTGGAGGCTTTTCAAAAAAATAAAATCAGTGACATGCATTTTAGCTGGAACACCGGTTATGGATATGACGATCCGGGAAGAGAGGCCATTGAAAAGGTTTATTGTGATATTTTTAAAACAGAGGCAGCACTCGTCAGACCGATCATTGTCAATGGAACCCATGCTCTTACTCTGACCTTAACGGGGATTTTAAGGCCCGGAGATGAACTGATTTATTGTACAGGTGCTCCATATGATACGCTGGAAGAGGTCATCGGTTTAAGAGGAGAGGGAAAAGGATCTTTAAAGGAATTTGGGGTCAGCTATAATCAAGTAGAATTGACTCCTGAAGGAAATATAGATTTGGGGGCTTTGAAAAAAGCCATAAATAAGAACACAAAAATGGTGACGGTTCAGAGAGCTACCGGCTACGGGTGGCGAAAGGCGATCAGTATTGCTGAGATTGCCAAATGGGCAGACTTTGTGCATCATATCAATCCCCATATTGTGTGTATGGTAGATAATTGTTACGGTGAATTTTTAGATACAAAAGAGCCTACAGAAGTAGGAGCAGATATTATAGCAGGTTCACTCATTAAAAATCCGGGGGGCGGATTAGCCCTTTCCGGAGGATATATTACGGGTAAAGCGGATTTGGTTGAAAAAATTGCATATAGAATGACGTCTCCCGGGATCGGCGGGGAATGCGGACTGATGTTCGGACAGACAAGAACTATGATGCAAGGGTTGTTTCTGGCACCAAAGGCTGTCAATGCAGCGGTGAAAGGCGCTATTCTTTGTGCTCAGGCATTTGAGAGCCTGGGATATGAGGTTTGTCCGAAGCCCTTTGAAAAAAGAAGCGATATTATTGAGGCGGTGAAATTATACACCCCAGAAGCCATGTGCGCTTTTGCCGAAGGAATTCAGGCTGCTGCTCCTGTCGATTCCCACGTAAATCCGGTTCCATGGGCTATGCCGGGCTATGACAGTCCGGTGATTATGGCGGCCGGAGCATTTGTTCAAGGCTCTTCCATTGAACTCAGCGCAGACGGACCTCTTAGGGATCCTTATATCATTTATTTTCAGGGAGGTTTGACTTATGAACATTCAAAATTTGGAGTCATTAAAGCACTTCAATCCCTTCACGATAAAAATTTACTGAAAAATAAATAA
- a CDS encoding tyrosine-type recombinase/integrase, whose amino-acid sequence MAEKKQVKIQSKTGKPENILKKEQDIYDQCKAIEQELPAFMNGFFAYLRGSVLPMTRLAYLNDIKFFCHYLIESAMFKADEVSELTPADFETIRAKDINTFLDFARRYQRERENSIYIYENDNRSLARKKSSLSVLFKYLFRDEVLSKNITDGLDPIRVPKPGEREIKALTDDEVRLMLKTVSDGDGMTKKQLEFWQKTKKRDKAVLVLFITYGLRLSELQQLNVDSFNFDRGEFKIYRKRGKESIMPINRSCELVIKEYLEQERASDDTLDEENKGALFLSLQGRRMTERQIRELVKKYTAYALKTSQKSGYSPHKLRATAATSLIGRGEDIYDVQILLDHENVTTTQLYAKHKENVKRDLVNNMEWELERTNQSKK is encoded by the coding sequence ATGGCTGAAAAAAAACAGGTAAAAATTCAAAGTAAGACCGGAAAACCGGAAAATATATTAAAAAAGGAGCAGGACATTTATGATCAATGCAAAGCGATCGAACAAGAGCTCCCTGCTTTTATGAACGGTTTTTTTGCATATTTAAGGGGAAGCGTACTTCCCATGACCAGACTGGCATACTTGAACGATATTAAGTTCTTTTGCCATTATTTGATTGAATCGGCTATGTTTAAAGCAGATGAGGTCAGCGAACTTACTCCGGCAGATTTTGAAACGATACGGGCTAAGGATATTAACACATTTTTAGACTTTGCCAGAAGATATCAAAGAGAAAGGGAAAACAGTATTTATATTTATGAGAATGACAACCGGTCTCTTGCCAGAAAAAAATCCTCCTTATCCGTTCTTTTTAAATATTTGTTCCGGGATGAAGTACTGTCTAAAAATATTACAGATGGATTAGATCCCATCCGGGTTCCTAAACCGGGTGAACGAGAAATAAAGGCGCTGACCGATGACGAGGTCAGACTCATGCTGAAAACCGTTTCGGACGGAGATGGTATGACAAAAAAGCAGCTTGAATTTTGGCAGAAAACGAAAAAACGAGATAAGGCCGTGCTGGTTTTATTCATAACTTATGGGTTAAGACTCTCTGAACTGCAGCAGCTCAATGTAGATTCCTTCAATTTTGACAGGGGAGAGTTTAAAATTTACAGAAAACGCGGAAAAGAATCCATTATGCCTATCAATCGATCCTGTGAACTGGTTATTAAAGAATATTTAGAGCAGGAACGGGCTTCGGATGATACGCTGGACGAAGAGAATAAGGGAGCATTATTTCTTTCCTTGCAGGGAAGGCGAATGACAGAAAGACAAATTCGTGAATTGGTGAAAAAATATACGGCCTATGCACTGAAAACCTCTCAAAAAAGCGGATATAGTCCCCATAAGCTCCGAGCTACCGCTGCTACCAGCTTAATAGGAAGAGGGGAAGATATCTACGACGTTCAAATTTTACTGGACCATGAAAATGTAACGACCACTCAGCTCTATGCCAAACATAAAGAGAATGTTAAACGGGATTTGGTAAATAATATGGAATGGGAATTGGAACGCACCAATCAATCAAAAAAATAA
- a CDS encoding TVP38/TMEM64 family protein: MKSSMTEKKNKAKVRIKKIITIVKLLLLLFVVVGLPLYIVFYQREFISQFNSLEAVNAYLHKYEAASVLAYVGIQIMQIIICIIPGQAMQFAAGYVYTFWFGYLYSIIGAAIGTVITFYLARLLGKDAIHLIFDEKQVAKFIKKLNSKRAFIIVLVIFLIPGLPKDLFTYAAGVSEMKLKPFLIISLIARSPAMMASIMIGSMFNKGSYAGIVILTVIMVILFIWGAKKHEKLTVLIDKWYNKLIHM, encoded by the coding sequence ATGAAAAGTAGTATGACAGAGAAAAAGAATAAAGCGAAGGTTCGGATAAAAAAGATCATTACGATCGTGAAGCTGCTTCTATTGCTTTTTGTCGTGGTCGGATTGCCTTTATATATAGTATTTTATCAGAGAGAATTTATCAGTCAGTTTAATAGTTTAGAAGCCGTTAATGCCTATCTGCACAAATATGAAGCCGCCAGTGTGCTGGCTTATGTAGGCATTCAGATCATGCAGATTATTATATGTATCATTCCCGGCCAGGCCATGCAGTTCGCTGCAGGCTATGTATATACCTTTTGGTTCGGCTATTTATATTCCATCATAGGGGCGGCCATCGGCACGGTCATAACCTTTTATCTTGCCAGGTTGCTGGGAAAGGATGCCATTCATCTTATTTTTGATGAAAAGCAGGTCGCAAAATTTATAAAAAAATTGAACAGTAAACGTGCGTTTATCATCGTGCTCGTTATATTTTTAATTCCGGGCCTTCCGAAGGATTTGTTTACCTATGCGGCAGGAGTTTCAGAAATGAAGTTAAAGCCATTTTTGATCATCAGCCTGATTGCAAGAAGTCCGGCTATGATGGCTTCTATTATGATCGGCAGCATGTTTAATAAAGGAAGCTATGCGGGCATTGTTATACTGACGGTCATTATGGTCATTTTATTTATATGGGGTGCCAAGAAGCATGAAAAGCTTACTGTACTGATAGATAAATGGTATAATAAGCTAATTCATATGTAA
- the miaA gene encoding tRNA (adenosine(37)-N6)-dimethylallyltransferase MiaA, which produces MNREIIIVAGPTAVGKTKYAIEIAKAFNGEIVSSDSMQLYQFMDIGSAKPTPEEQAQVKHYLVNEIDPREPFSVAAYQKRAKNAMEHIFLSGKTPVVSGGTGLYVNSLIYDMDFSAPPSGSDYRIKLEELASEQGREYIHKLLQEKDPEAAARIHPNNLKKVIRALEVAENSETGIKPFEQSFVKTTDYSYTLIGLSRDREELYERINQRVDMLLHMGLVEEIKNLLHMGLTIDNISMKGIGYKEIIGYLNGEYDLEQAVYLVKRNTRHYAKRQMTWFKRYEDIKWFNLSEYGNDDEAVKEIISWLKKNR; this is translated from the coding sequence ATGAATAGAGAAATAATAATTGTTGCAGGTCCAACTGCGGTAGGAAAAACAAAATATGCTATTGAAATAGCCAAAGCTTTTAACGGAGAAATTGTTTCCTCAGATTCCATGCAGCTCTATCAATTCATGGACATCGGAAGCGCGAAGCCTACCCCGGAAGAACAGGCGCAGGTAAAGCATTATCTGGTGAACGAAATTGATCCGAGAGAGCCTTTTTCTGTAGCGGCGTATCAAAAACGGGCGAAAAATGCTATGGAGCATATTTTTTTAAGCGGAAAAACACCTGTTGTTTCCGGAGGAACAGGGCTTTATGTGAATTCTCTGATTTATGATATGGATTTTTCAGCTCCGCCTTCAGGCAGTGACTATAGAATAAAGCTTGAGGAGCTGGCTTCCGAACAAGGCCGGGAATACATTCACAAATTGCTCCAGGAAAAGGATCCGGAGGCGGCGGCACGTATTCACCCAAACAATTTGAAAAAGGTCATTCGTGCGCTGGAGGTAGCCGAAAACTCAGAGACAGGGATAAAGCCATTTGAACAGTCTTTTGTCAAGACGACGGATTATTCTTATACATTAATCGGTCTCAGCCGGGATAGGGAAGAACTCTATGAACGCATCAATCAGAGAGTGGACATGCTTCTCCATATGGGGCTGGTGGAGGAAATAAAGAATCTTCTCCATATGGGGCTGACTATAGATAATATTTCGATGAAGGGCATTGGATATAAAGAAATAATAGGCTATCTTAACGGAGAATACGATCTGGAGCAAGCGGTCTATTTGGTGAAGCGCAATACCAGACATTATGCTAAAAGGCAGATGACATGGTTTAAGCGGTATGAAGACATAAAATGGTTCAATCTTTCAGAATATGGGAATGATGATGAGGCGGTAAAGGAGATTATCTCATGGCTGAAAAAAAACAGGTAA
- the mutL gene encoding DNA mismatch repair endonuclease MutL, translating to MIKILSKNVADKIAAGEVVDRPLSIVKELVENAIDAGAANITVEIRNGGKTYIRVTDNGCGIPEEETELAFLRHATSKIATDEDLNKICTLGFRGEALSSIAAVSRVELITKTAEAKTGVSLKIHGGEFFEKSATGCPDGTTIIVSDLFYNTPARLKFMKTDSTESTLIIEFISKIALAYEQIKIRLINNGTILFSTNGKGDKYSNIITVYSKTVGEGLIHITGERENMSLEGYISRPDFSKTNRKQQIFFVNGRSVSNRIMDMAVQEGYTERLFEGRYPVAYLFFKIKPELVDVNIHPNKKEVRFHQDMEVKNFIAQTIKTGLLSQQAIPPVTSSHIKNTGNMTSNSLNSKGILEPFVSSDSKEKDTNFRQTVQEAEVNEQVVRVLNEKKQEIKESEKTQEQVDIKNILSTLVKEQEKLDYNSDPIQKNELEQPAPADSFFRELQVTGTIFNTYITAVLDNCFYLIDQHAAHERTFYEKLMKQYKTEEKLHQIILTPIMAEVPYAIKSAEKSWVQILRNMGFEIEPFGIKTYIIKEIPMFMELSEAQNMVNYFLENIGEDVDIENEAKVSKIITRSCKSAVKANDVLSMAECRQLIEDLAQCENPYSCPHGRPTFIKMTKYEIEKMFKRV from the coding sequence ATGATTAAAATTCTTAGCAAAAATGTGGCGGATAAAATCGCTGCCGGAGAAGTGGTGGACAGACCGCTTTCTATCGTAAAAGAATTAGTGGAAAATGCCATTGATGCAGGAGCTGCCAATATTACCGTGGAAATACGCAATGGCGGTAAGACTTATATTCGGGTGACGGATAATGGCTGCGGTATTCCGGAAGAAGAGACGGAGCTTGCCTTTTTACGCCATGCCACCAGTAAAATTGCTACGGACGAAGATTTAAACAAAATATGTACCCTTGGGTTCAGAGGAGAAGCTTTATCCAGTATAGCCGCTGTTTCACGGGTGGAACTCATTACGAAAACAGCGGAGGCCAAAACCGGTGTTTCTTTAAAGATCCACGGAGGAGAATTCTTTGAAAAATCCGCTACCGGCTGCCCGGACGGAACGACTATTATTGTGTCCGACCTGTTTTACAATACACCGGCCAGACTAAAGTTCATGAAGACGGATTCTACGGAAAGCACGTTGATTATTGAATTTATTTCAAAAATTGCTTTGGCTTATGAGCAAATTAAAATCAGACTGATCAATAACGGAACTATTTTGTTTTCCACCAACGGCAAGGGAGATAAATACAGCAATATCATTACCGTATACAGTAAAACGGTGGGAGAAGGCCTTATCCATATTACCGGTGAACGTGAAAACATGAGCCTGGAGGGTTATATTTCAAGACCTGATTTCAGCAAAACCAACAGAAAACAACAGATTTTCTTTGTCAACGGACGTTCTGTCTCAAATCGCATCATGGATATGGCGGTTCAAGAAGGATATACAGAACGGCTGTTTGAGGGAAGATATCCGGTAGCCTACTTGTTTTTTAAGATTAAACCGGAGCTGGTAGATGTAAATATTCATCCCAATAAGAAAGAAGTTCGTTTTCATCAGGACATGGAAGTGAAAAATTTTATTGCGCAGACCATCAAAACAGGACTGCTTTCTCAGCAGGCCATACCGCCGGTCACAAGCAGCCACATCAAAAATACGGGAAATATGACTTCAAATTCCTTGAATTCCAAAGGGATCTTAGAACCATTCGTTTCATCTGATTCAAAAGAAAAGGACACGAATTTCCGACAAACAGTGCAGGAAGCAGAAGTAAATGAGCAGGTTGTCCGTGTATTAAATGAGAAGAAACAGGAGATAAAAGAAAGTGAAAAGACTCAGGAGCAGGTTGATATAAAAAATATATTGTCAACCCTGGTCAAAGAGCAGGAAAAATTGGATTATAACTCAGACCCAATTCAAAAGAATGAATTGGAACAACCGGCTCCGGCAGATTCTTTTTTCAGAGAGCTTCAAGTGACAGGAACCATTTTTAACACATATATTACAGCTGTATTGGATAACTGCTTTTATTTAATTGATCAACATGCGGCTCATGAACGAACCTTTTATGAAAAGCTGATGAAGCAATATAAGACTGAGGAAAAGCTTCACCAGATCATTTTGACGCCCATTATGGCAGAAGTACCTTATGCGATTAAATCGGCAGAGAAGTCTTGGGTACAAATCCTCAGAAATATGGGGTTTGAAATCGAACCGTTTGGTATCAAGACCTATATTATCAAAGAAATTCCCATGTTTATGGAGTTATCTGAAGCTCAAAATATGGTGAATTATTTCCTTGAAAATATCGGGGAAGATGTGGATATAGAAAATGAAGCCAAGGTAAGCAAAATTATAACCCGGTCCTGTAAGTCGGCTGTAAAGGCTAACGATGTTCTTTCCATGGCGGAATGCAGACAATTAATAGAGGATTTGGCTCAATGTGAAAATCCGTATTCGTGTCCCCATGGCAGGCCTACTTTTATAAAAATGACAAAGTATGAAATAGAAAAAATGTTTAAACGAGTTTAA
- a CDS encoding TlyA family RNA methyltransferase: MKDRLDVILVDKGFFPSREKAKSAIMAGIVYVDGQRVDKAGTPVNDASEFFVKEDLCPYVSRGGLKLEKALEIFDFHLEHAVCTDIGASTGGFTDCMLKNGASKVFAIDVGYGQLDWKLRNDPRVVNMEKTNIRYLDFDRVDKDIDFISIDVSFISLKLVFPVAGKLLGDTGSIVCLVKPQFEAGKEQVGKKGIVRDIKVHKEVLRNVIGYAKSCGLYPQGLTFSPVTGAKGNIEYLLHLKKQESQIFSDEMIEQIADISHETLD; this comes from the coding sequence TTGAAAGATAGGCTGGATGTAATACTGGTTGACAAGGGATTTTTTCCATCGAGAGAAAAAGCTAAAAGTGCCATTATGGCAGGAATCGTTTATGTGGATGGTCAAAGGGTTGATAAAGCAGGAACCCCAGTAAATGATGCCTCTGAATTTTTTGTAAAGGAAGATCTTTGCCCTTATGTCAGCCGCGGAGGGCTGAAACTGGAAAAAGCATTAGAAATATTTGACTTTCATCTGGAGCACGCAGTTTGCACGGATATCGGAGCATCTACCGGCGGGTTTACGGACTGCATGCTTAAAAATGGAGCGTCGAAAGTATTTGCTATAGATGTAGGATACGGACAGTTGGATTGGAAGCTCAGAAATGATCCCAGAGTCGTCAATATGGAAAAAACAAATATTCGGTATTTGGACTTTGATAGGGTAGATAAAGACATAGATTTTATCAGTATAGATGTCTCTTTTATTTCACTAAAACTGGTATTCCCGGTAGCCGGTAAATTGCTGGGGGATACGGGAAGTATTGTATGTCTCGTCAAACCTCAATTTGAAGCCGGAAAAGAACAGGTAGGGAAAAAGGGAATTGTAAGAGATATAAAGGTTCATAAGGAAGTCCTGCGAAACGTGATAGGCTATGCTAAAAGCTGCGGGTTGTATCCGCAGGGGCTTACTTTTTCGCCGGTCACCGGTGCCAAAGGGAATATTGAGTATCTGCTGCATTTAAAGAAACAGGAAAGTCAAATTTTCAGCGATGAAATGATTGAACAGATCGCCGATATATCTCACGAAACTTTAGATTAG